The genomic segment TTAACCCAAAATGGTATGAAGGAATGCTTAAGTCAGGATATGAGGGAGTAAGAGAGGTTTCTAATAGACTTAATTACACATTAGGATGGAGTGCAACTAGTGGGCAAGTTGATAATTTCGTATATGAAGAATCAAACGAAACTTTTATAAATGATCCAGAGATGAGGAAAAGATTAATGGAATTAAATCCTCATAGTTTTAGAAGAATAGTTGGTACATTATTAGAAGTTAACGGGAGAGGATATTGGGAAACATCAGATGAAAATATTGAACAATTAAAAGAACTTTATCAAGAAGTAGAAGATAGAATCGAAGGGGTTAATACAGAAGATTAATAATATTTTAAATAATTGACTTAGTCATTATTATAACTTGAGAAATTTGTTTAACATCATGAACTCTTAGAATATCAACACCAGCACTTACACATCTAGAGGCTACGGCAGCCATTCCAAATATTCTTTTATTTGGGTCAGTTTCATTAATAACTGATCCAATAAATCTTTTTCTAGAAGCACCTATTAATACTGGGTAATTCATAGAAACGAATTCTTCTAAATTTCTCAGCAAAGTTAAGTTATGATCGACATTTTTTGCAAAACCTATTCCAGGATCAATAATAATTTGCTCGTCTTTAATGCCTTTAGATAGTGCCACATCAATTTGATTGGATAATTCATTTTTTACATCTTTTACAACGTTTGTATATACAGCTAAAGAATCCATTGTCATACTATTTCCACGACTATGAGTCAAAATATAAGGAGATCCATTATTAGCGATAACATTATAGATTTCAGGATCATGTCGACCACCACTAACGTCATTAACCAAATCGGCACCAATATTTAATACTTTCTCTGCAACAGAATGATGAAAGGTGTCTACAGAAATTGGAATCTCTGGATGTAATAACTTTAGTTCTTTTATTAATGGAACTAATCTTTTAATCTCAGTCTCAGGACCTACCTCAGATGCGCCAGGTCGTGTGCTCTGTGCACCAATATCAAGAATATTTGCTCCTTGTTTAATACATAATGATGCATGATTAATCGCAGAGGGGAAGTCTATGTACAGACCTCCATCACTAAAAGAATCTTCAGTGATGTTTACTATTGCCATTATTTGGGTTTCTCGTTCCCAATGCTTAGGCTGGAAATTATTAGATTTTTTCGTAGTTAGCAATTCTGGCAAAATTTGTAGGATCTAGAGATGCTCCTCCAACTAGTACACCATCAATAT from the Prochlorococcus marinus str. NATL2A genome contains:
- the folP gene encoding dihydropteroate synthase; amino-acid sequence: MPELLTTKKSNNFQPKHWERETQIMAIVNITEDSFSDGGLYIDFPSAINHASLCIKQGANILDIGAQSTRPGASEVGPETEIKRLVPLIKELKLLHPEIPISVDTFHHSVAEKVLNIGADLVNDVSGGRHDPEIYNVIANNGSPYILTHSRGNSMTMDSLAVYTNVVKDVKNELSNQIDVALSKGIKDEQIIIDPGIGFAKNVDHNLTLLRNLEEFVSMNYPVLIGASRKRFIGSVINETDPNKRIFGMAAVASRCVSAGVDILRVHDVKQISQVIIMTKSII